The Acidobacteriota bacterium genome window below encodes:
- a CDS encoding O-antigen ligase family protein yields MSRLVLALYVTSLALLPWTWFPPFPWLHEHAQWSDAVFGGTAVLWAIERCQLGKWPRLRPAHAALALYFLLACLSLLIASPNPRSGAPKLLGVAELCTLAFITSDLASRPAGSRAIARVIAITSLLTAAAAIAGLLLFYAGIGSRLIGIYGELEPAPWYARIQAGTHNPNLLASFCIFASAVVARRDGELPVWLRRLTFVALSITVCLTFSRGILGFMLAAVIRGAHTRRRRIFAVVCAASLSVLILTLTLWKPSINPIHPLKIHFETTSSSRYQAAASSLITLVTHPLFGSGLDTSPGLFRGVPFDAHFTALNIAATLGLPALSVISFLITVLWRKRRRPTDLAIWGGLAGLALDSLAQDVEDFRHIWVMIGLADACSRAPNTSAVSDSQHANR; encoded by the coding sequence ATGTCGCGATTAGTGCTCGCCCTTTACGTAACTTCACTCGCCCTGCTGCCTTGGACGTGGTTTCCTCCATTTCCCTGGCTTCACGAACACGCCCAGTGGAGTGATGCGGTCTTCGGCGGGACGGCAGTTTTGTGGGCCATCGAGCGATGCCAACTCGGCAAGTGGCCTCGTTTGCGCCCCGCTCACGCCGCCCTCGCGCTTTATTTCTTATTGGCTTGCCTTTCTCTGCTGATCGCCTCACCGAATCCTCGGTCCGGCGCGCCCAAGCTGTTGGGCGTCGCCGAACTCTGTACGCTCGCCTTCATTACGTCTGATCTTGCATCGCGGCCTGCTGGCTCGCGCGCCATCGCCCGAGTCATCGCGATAACTTCCCTCCTCACCGCCGCAGCGGCCATTGCCGGCCTTCTCCTCTTCTACGCAGGCATCGGCTCGCGGCTGATTGGCATTTACGGCGAGCTTGAACCCGCGCCGTGGTACGCCCGCATACAAGCCGGGACACACAACCCAAACCTGCTCGCCAGCTTTTGTATCTTTGCGTCGGCGGTAGTTGCGCGGCGCGACGGAGAATTGCCCGTTTGGTTGCGGCGTCTCACGTTCGTTGCCCTGTCGATCACGGTATGTCTTACTTTCTCTCGCGGAATACTGGGCTTCATGCTGGCAGCGGTTATCCGAGGAGCGCATACCAGGCGCCGCAGGATTTTCGCCGTGGTCTGCGCTGCGAGCCTCAGTGTGCTGATCCTGACATTGACTCTTTGGAAGCCGTCGATTAATCCGATTCACCCTCTCAAAATCCATTTTGAAACCACTTCCTCGAGCCGCTATCAAGCGGCGGCGTCATCTCTGATCACCCTGGTAACCCACCCTCTGTTTGGAAGCGGGCTGGACACTAGTCCGGGACTCTTCCGTGGTGTCCCTTTCGACGCTCATTTCACGGCTCTCAACATAGCCGCTACTTTGGGGCTGCCTGCTCTCAGCGTTATTTCATTCCTGATCACGGTGCTCTGGCGAAAGCGGCGACGTCCCACCGATCTCGCAATCTGGGGAGGGCTTGCCGGACTTGCTCTCGACAGCCTCGCGCAGGATGTCGAAGACTTTCGCCACATCTGGGTGATGATCGGCCTCGCAGACGCATGCTCACGCGCCCCCAACACGTCAGCGGTGAGCGACAGCCAGCATGCTAATCGTTAG
- a CDS encoding nucleotidyltransferase family protein has product MSETMLTKGERLTNSNASRGLLIARLLAGAWRASPPQPTTSSLELEQLAPLLLNSGAGALAWCKLRHSELSCSAVADQLHQAYRLQSLQAALHERSLKQVISLLRGIGVEPMLVKGWSIARIYPEAAMRPYCDLDLCVLPDHYKKASDALKSIEGLVTNVDLHAGFGKFYDRRTDDIFARSQLVKLDDIGVRILCDEDNIRYLCMHVLRHGAVRPLWLCDIAVALESRTCEFDWDRCLAGSRREADWVSCAIRLASFLLGVDIEGTPVAHRGRKLPSWLVKAVTRDWGISFRSPRQVHAMLRQPLRLLDELPKELLRHWPNPIEATMTLRGPFNRLPRLPFQVGHVVSRTFALISEMIGMSRVIQHRS; this is encoded by the coding sequence GTGTCCGAGACGATGTTGACAAAAGGTGAGCGACTGACAAATTCGAATGCGTCCCGCGGGTTGCTGATCGCGCGGCTGCTTGCCGGCGCTTGGCGAGCTTCGCCGCCTCAGCCGACTACGTCATCGCTGGAATTGGAACAGCTTGCTCCCTTGCTCTTGAATTCCGGAGCCGGTGCGCTCGCTTGGTGTAAACTGCGCCACTCTGAACTGAGCTGCTCCGCTGTGGCGGACCAGTTACATCAAGCCTATCGACTCCAGTCCCTTCAAGCTGCGCTTCACGAACGCAGTCTGAAGCAGGTGATTTCTCTGCTACGGGGCATTGGTGTAGAGCCGATGCTGGTGAAAGGTTGGTCCATTGCCCGGATCTACCCGGAAGCGGCCATGCGCCCATACTGTGACCTTGACCTGTGCGTGTTGCCGGATCACTACAAGAAGGCCAGTGATGCGCTGAAGAGTATCGAAGGCCTTGTAACCAATGTGGACTTACATGCGGGTTTTGGTAAGTTTTATGACCGCCGGACGGACGACATCTTCGCACGTTCGCAACTCGTGAAGCTGGATGATATCGGCGTGCGCATTCTCTGCGACGAGGACAACATCCGCTACCTATGCATGCACGTGTTGCGTCATGGCGCAGTACGCCCGCTTTGGCTATGCGACATCGCGGTGGCGTTGGAGTCGCGCACGTGCGAGTTTGACTGGGATCGTTGTCTGGCTGGTTCGCGACGTGAGGCCGATTGGGTTTCTTGCGCCATCAGACTTGCTTCATTTCTTCTCGGGGTCGACATAGAAGGTACGCCCGTTGCGCATCGGGGGCGGAAGCTCCCGAGTTGGTTGGTCAAGGCTGTAACGCGCGACTGGGGAATTTCTTTTCGATCCCCGCGTCAAGTCCATGCGATGTTACGTCAGCCCTTGAGATTGTTGGATGAGTTGCCCAAAGAATTGCTCAGACACTGGCCGAACCCAATCGAGGCGACGATGACGTTGCGTGGTCCGTTCAACCGGCTTCCCAGACTTCCGTTCCAAGTTGGCCACGTGGTTTCGCGGACTTTCGCTTTGATATCGGAAATGATCGGCATGTCGAGGGTCATTCAGCATCGGAGTTGA
- a CDS encoding tyrosine-protein phosphatase, translating to MRVNRNFSRTFAVATLSAAALALLTMAQAAQRNSSSKTRISNFGCINENLFRGAQPNGSDYRDLAAMGVKTVIDLQNDGDRNEPQMVEAAGMKYYKIGLSDSSWPSPEKTEQFLRIVNDPANQPVFIHCHGGRHRAGIMTAVYRMYHDGWNADRAYAEMKQYDFESGFGHGGLKDYVYDYYNHMDQKNVVVTVNK from the coding sequence ATGCGCGTGAACCGAAATTTCTCTCGTACTTTTGCGGTGGCTACATTGAGCGCAGCAGCATTGGCTCTTCTAACCATGGCACAAGCCGCGCAACGCAACTCTTCATCAAAAACGAGGATTTCAAACTTCGGCTGCATCAATGAGAATCTCTTTCGCGGCGCCCAGCCGAATGGAAGCGACTACAGAGACCTTGCCGCGATGGGCGTGAAGACAGTCATCGATCTCCAAAACGATGGCGATCGCAATGAGCCGCAGATGGTCGAAGCGGCCGGAATGAAGTACTACAAGATCGGGCTGAGCGACAGTTCGTGGCCGTCACCCGAGAAGACTGAACAGTTCTTGAGGATAGTCAACGACCCTGCAAATCAGCCGGTGTTCATTCACTGTCACGGCGGAAGGCATCGCGCCGGCATCATGACCGCAGTCTATCGTATGTACCACGACGGCTGGAATGCTGACCGCGCATACGCGGAGATGAAGCAGTACGACTTCGAGAGCGGGTTCGGTCACGGCGGGCTGAAAGACTACGTTTACGATTACTACAATCATATGGATCAGAAGAATGTTGTGGTAACCGTGAACAAATAG
- a CDS encoding MauE/DoxX family redox-associated membrane protein yields the protein MEILLLAARVLLALVFGIAGVAKATDPRGSRRAIIGFSVPEKLATPLAWCLPFAEILIALALISVPAAWVGSIAAFALLLLFAAGIAVNLARGQAPDCHCFGQLHSEPVSWLTFARNLVLIAVAGLIMVLGKDNPGPSAVSWLAELRTTELVNLILGSVAVALLAAAVVYLRRVLTQQSNLVATIDAMKKVIDEDYAEPPVERKDAGAPLEGLTIGAPAPSFSLESIAGAPVTLDDLLAYGKPVLLLFVSPHCLPCETLLPIVKVWEREYGNQLTLALISKGTLKDNQERVEKYGARYLLLQGEHSTGEDYQAKWTPAAVFVSRYGRIASRMSFGDEAIRALVAETVGKDARLSAGNGARSQGHGPQIAEGKSSLRVGDPSPNFSIVDLQGEAVGSKDFLGRDTLLLFWDPGCPFCRAMSEDITRWEDKPPKGAPRLVFVASGDGEQIEESSRSFKSRFLLDQEFEVGDLFGTKLTPSAVLIDRDGRIASIVGIGLTNVLALAGIRKLELPIAANL from the coding sequence ATGGAGATTCTTCTACTCGCTGCCCGAGTACTGCTTGCTTTGGTCTTCGGGATCGCTGGAGTCGCAAAGGCTACGGACCCCAGGGGTTCTCGGCGAGCGATTATAGGCTTTAGCGTGCCGGAAAAGCTTGCGACCCCGCTGGCCTGGTGCTTACCGTTTGCCGAGATCCTGATTGCGCTAGCGTTGATTTCTGTGCCTGCTGCTTGGGTAGGATCGATAGCCGCTTTTGCGCTGTTGCTTCTGTTTGCCGCGGGGATTGCGGTTAATCTGGCTCGCGGACAGGCGCCTGACTGTCATTGCTTTGGCCAACTTCATTCAGAACCAGTCAGCTGGCTCACGTTCGCACGCAATCTTGTGTTGATTGCAGTTGCTGGGCTGATCATGGTCCTGGGGAAAGACAACCCCGGGCCCAGCGCAGTGAGCTGGCTTGCGGAACTGAGGACAACCGAGCTAGTTAATCTGATCCTGGGCAGCGTCGCGGTCGCGCTGCTTGCGGCTGCTGTTGTATATCTCCGTCGAGTCCTGACGCAGCAGTCGAACCTTGTCGCAACAATTGATGCGATGAAAAAGGTGATCGATGAGGATTATGCAGAACCGCCGGTGGAGCGCAAAGATGCAGGCGCACCACTCGAGGGGCTAACCATTGGTGCGCCAGCTCCGAGTTTTTCACTTGAATCCATAGCAGGAGCGCCTGTGACTCTGGACGACCTGCTTGCCTACGGCAAACCGGTCCTGCTCTTGTTCGTCAGTCCCCACTGTTTGCCGTGCGAGACGCTTTTGCCGATCGTAAAGGTTTGGGAGCGTGAGTACGGTAATCAACTCACCCTTGCACTCATAAGCAAGGGTACGTTGAAGGATAACCAGGAACGAGTCGAGAAGTATGGAGCCAGGTATTTGCTGTTGCAGGGCGAACACTCAACTGGAGAGGATTATCAAGCTAAGTGGACTCCGGCTGCTGTCTTTGTCAGTCGCTATGGAAGGATTGCTAGCCGCATGAGCTTCGGGGATGAGGCAATCCGGGCATTGGTCGCCGAGACGGTTGGCAAAGACGCGCGGCTTAGCGCGGGCAACGGAGCGAGGTCACAGGGACACGGGCCTCAAATTGCCGAGGGAAAATCTTCGCTTAGAGTTGGTGACCCGTCTCCGAACTTTTCGATTGTTGACCTTCAAGGTGAAGCCGTCGGCTCTAAGGATTTCCTGGGTCGAGACACGCTTCTGTTGTTCTGGGATCCAGGATGTCCGTTCTGTCGAGCAATGTCCGAGGACATCACGAGATGGGAAGACAAACCGCCAAAGGGGGCTCCGCGACTTGTGTTCGTCGCCTCAGGTGATGGGGAGCAAATCGAAGAATCGAGCAGGAGTTTCAAGTCTCGGTTTCTACTCGATCAGGAATTTGAGGTGGGCGATCTTTTTGGCACGAAATTAACCCCGTCGGCGGTGTTGATCGATCGCGATGGCAGAATCGCGTCAATCGTGGGGATCGGACTAACGAATGTTCTAGCGCTCGCCGGAATTCGAAAACTGGAACTGCCGATAGCAGCAAACTTGTGA
- a CDS encoding thiamine pyrophosphate-dependent enzyme, translating to MSAEHVGEIAYKPLADAPGAVEIEKQLEWYRLIHLGRLLDDKARNYLRQAKGWSYHASHAGHDGIQVAVGAAFRPNKDYLFPYYRDMLMCLAAGITPHEIILNGLSKAADVASGGRHMSNHFAKISIGIWNVSSATGNHAQHAAGLGRAVKYYDADSIVFSSQGESSCSEGYVFEALNGASRERLPVIFVVQNNGYGISVPVAEQTANPIVSENFRGLRNLTIINCDGTNPFDSVKAIRRATDTVHNGDGPVLVHAFCERINAHSNSDRHELYRSEEELAEMRTYDPYERLRLHLLNVEDVEEVTLLAIEEENKAQVSEAAEKAEASPDADPKTATLFVLPEEPKVGPEGAIPAEGGAPITLREAINETLKHEFRGNPNTFFWGQDVASKKKGGVFNVTKGMQQEFGPSRVFNAPIAEDHIVGTANGFSRFREDIWVVIEAAQFADYLWPAMEQVVENSHDYYRSNGQFAPNIVARLASGGYINGGLYHSQNLESVFATLPGLRVVIPAFADDAVGLLRHAMRTRGMTFFLEPKYLYNQVFAKAPNPGDKYEIEFGKARVRREGSDLTIVTYGTTVHWCLRAATQLMDEHGIEAEVIDLRSLVPLDMDSVVISVRKTAKALVVHEDKVFGGFGGEIAAQITEKCFDCLDGPVLRVGSEYTPVPFAKVLEREVLPQVEDVVRKALELARY from the coding sequence ATGAGTGCAGAACACGTGGGCGAGATTGCTTACAAGCCTCTGGCGGATGCGCCGGGGGCGGTCGAGATCGAGAAACAACTCGAGTGGTACAGACTGATTCATCTCGGTCGATTGCTTGACGACAAGGCTCGGAACTATCTGAGGCAGGCGAAGGGCTGGTCATATCATGCCTCGCACGCGGGTCACGACGGGATCCAGGTAGCCGTCGGGGCCGCGTTCAGGCCTAATAAGGATTATCTGTTTCCTTACTACCGGGACATGCTCATGTGCCTGGCGGCGGGAATCACACCTCATGAGATCATCTTGAACGGCCTATCGAAAGCTGCGGATGTCGCTTCTGGCGGGCGCCACATGAGCAATCACTTTGCGAAAATTTCGATCGGCATATGGAACGTCTCATCGGCTACCGGCAATCACGCCCAGCATGCAGCCGGGTTGGGACGCGCGGTGAAGTATTACGATGCGGACTCGATTGTGTTTTCCAGCCAGGGCGAATCGTCTTGCTCAGAGGGCTACGTCTTCGAGGCCCTGAACGGCGCCAGCCGCGAGCGGCTGCCGGTGATCTTCGTCGTGCAAAACAACGGTTACGGCATCTCGGTCCCTGTAGCCGAGCAGACGGCGAACCCGATTGTGTCCGAGAATTTCCGCGGCCTTCGCAACCTGACAATCATCAACTGCGACGGGACCAATCCATTTGACTCGGTGAAGGCGATACGCCGCGCAACCGATACCGTGCACAATGGCGACGGGCCGGTGCTCGTACATGCGTTCTGCGAGCGCATAAACGCTCACTCGAATTCCGATCGCCACGAGTTATATCGAAGCGAGGAAGAACTCGCCGAGATGCGCACATACGATCCATACGAGCGGCTGCGGCTGCATCTGCTCAACGTCGAGGACGTGGAAGAGGTGACGCTTCTCGCGATCGAGGAGGAGAACAAAGCTCAGGTCTCTGAGGCCGCCGAAAAAGCCGAAGCCTCTCCCGACGCCGATCCGAAAACGGCCACTCTGTTTGTGCTGCCCGAGGAGCCGAAGGTCGGGCCCGAAGGAGCAATTCCTGCCGAGGGAGGCGCGCCCATTACATTGCGCGAAGCGATCAACGAGACACTGAAGCACGAGTTTCGCGGCAATCCAAACACCTTCTTCTGGGGTCAGGATGTGGCGTCGAAGAAAAAGGGTGGCGTGTTCAACGTAACCAAAGGTATGCAGCAGGAGTTCGGGCCCAGCCGCGTCTTCAACGCGCCCATCGCGGAGGATCACATAGTCGGAACCGCGAACGGCTTCTCTCGTTTTCGCGAGGATATTTGGGTTGTGATTGAAGCAGCGCAGTTCGCGGATTACCTCTGGCCGGCGATGGAGCAGGTCGTCGAGAATTCGCACGACTACTACCGTTCGAACGGGCAGTTCGCACCCAACATCGTTGCGCGATTGGCTTCGGGCGGCTACATCAACGGCGGACTCTATCATTCTCAGAACCTCGAATCCGTCTTCGCCACACTCCCCGGTTTGCGCGTCGTGATCCCGGCGTTTGCCGATGACGCTGTTGGTCTGCTGCGTCATGCTATGCGAACCCGGGGCATGACCTTTTTCCTCGAGCCCAAGTATCTCTACAATCAGGTGTTCGCCAAGGCGCCAAACCCCGGCGATAAATACGAGATTGAGTTCGGGAAAGCACGAGTGCGCCGCGAAGGCAGCGACCTGACAATCGTCACCTACGGGACGACAGTGCATTGGTGCTTGCGTGCGGCGACTCAGTTGATGGATGAGCACGGCATCGAAGCTGAGGTCATCGATTTGCGATCATTAGTCCCGCTCGACATGGACAGCGTTGTCATCTCTGTGCGCAAGACAGCAAAAGCGCTTGTCGTGCACGAAGACAAAGTGTTCGGCGGTTTCGGCGGCGAGATTGCCGCGCAGATAACCGAGAAGTGTTTTGATTGTCTCGATGGCCCGGTGTTGCGCGTGGGATCTGAGTACACACCGGTGCCTTTCGCGAAGGTACTCGAGCGCGAAGTGCTGCCTCAGGTGGAAGACGTCGTCAGGAAGGCTCTTGAACTCGCGCGCTATTAG
- a CDS encoding 5'-3' exonuclease H3TH domain-containing protein yields MDVHLVDGTYELFRHFFAVPSAADSNGREIGAVRGVLHSVLSMLERGATHIGVATDHVVESFRNDLYPGYKTSAGVPPELLSQFPVLEEALEAMGVVVWPMVYYEADDALAAAAAKAALDERVRQVIICTPDKDLSQCVVGTRVVQLDRRREILRDEPGVVAKFGVKPHSIPDYLAVVGDSADGFPGVPGWGQKAASLSLSRYVHLEGIPKDWRDWHPSIRSALRLSTSLFSCWNDALLFRTLATLRLDVPVFDTVADLRWTGPHPSFEEQCHRMKSPELLSRAGLAVASRKQNE; encoded by the coding sequence ATGGACGTACACTTGGTTGACGGGACATATGAGCTCTTTCGCCACTTTTTCGCCGTACCGTCCGCCGCGGATTCGAACGGACGGGAAATCGGCGCAGTGCGCGGCGTCCTCCATTCCGTATTGTCCATGCTCGAACGCGGCGCCACGCACATCGGCGTTGCAACCGATCATGTGGTCGAGTCTTTTCGTAATGACCTGTACCCCGGATACAAGACGAGCGCGGGCGTTCCGCCGGAATTGCTCTCGCAGTTCCCTGTCCTCGAGGAAGCGCTGGAAGCGATGGGCGTCGTGGTATGGCCGATGGTCTACTATGAAGCGGATGATGCTCTGGCGGCAGCCGCGGCTAAGGCGGCGTTGGACGAGCGGGTGAGGCAGGTGATTATCTGCACGCCAGACAAAGACCTCAGTCAGTGCGTTGTGGGCACACGGGTCGTTCAACTGGATCGCAGGCGCGAAATCTTACGCGACGAACCCGGCGTCGTGGCCAAATTCGGCGTTAAGCCGCATTCAATACCGGACTACCTCGCCGTCGTCGGCGACAGCGCTGACGGGTTTCCAGGTGTGCCAGGGTGGGGCCAAAAAGCCGCGTCGCTGAGCTTATCTCGGTATGTCCACCTTGAAGGCATTCCGAAGGATTGGCGAGATTGGCATCCCTCGATTCGTAGCGCTCTGCGACTGTCCACGTCGCTGTTTAGTTGCTGGAACGATGCTCTTTTATTTCGCACACTCGCTACCCTGCGATTGGATGTGCCTGTCTTTGACACGGTGGCAGATCTTCGTTGGACGGGACCCCATCCAAGCTTTGAAGAACAATGCCATCGCATGAAGTCACCGGAACTACTCAGTCGGGCGGGGTTGGCAGTTGCGAGCAGAAAGCAGAATGAGTAG
- a CDS encoding glycosyltransferase family 2 protein, which yields MKAIGSLVSQPTVIETFPVSSFRLSVLVPAYNERYVVEASLRRVLKLRHKLIRSLELVVVDDHSTDGTWEVLQRVAAEDERVILLRHERNLGKGAAIRTAITHAWGGISLIAVAVKDQPLP from the coding sequence ATGAAGGCGATCGGCTCACTTGTTTCCCAACCGACTGTGATCGAGACATTCCCAGTTAGTTCCTTCCGATTGAGCGTGCTGGTTCCGGCGTACAACGAACGGTACGTTGTGGAGGCGAGTCTTCGCCGCGTCCTGAAGCTTCGGCACAAGCTGATTCGCAGCCTGGAGCTGGTTGTGGTTGACGATCATAGCACCGACGGCACCTGGGAAGTTCTCCAACGGGTCGCAGCGGAAGATGAACGCGTTATTCTGCTGAGACACGAGCGCAATCTGGGAAAGGGAGCGGCGATCCGCACTGCCATCACTCATGCCTGGGGCGGCATCAGTCTGATCGCCGTTGCCGTTAAGGACCAGCCGTTGCCGTGA
- a CDS encoding GDP-mannose 4,6-dehydratase produces MKVLITGGAGFIGSHLAECLLARGDEVHLLDDLSTGSIENIVLIKNHPNLTYHIDTIRNYRLTAELVDNCDIVYHLAAAVGVKLIVESPVSTIETNIRGTDIVLSLAAKKRKRVVITSTSEVYGKRNKVPFNEDDDLVMGPTNKGRWSYACSKAIDEFLAIAYWKEKRVPTVIVRLFNTVGPRQTGRYGMVIPNFVQQSLTGQDITVYGDGKQTRCFTHVSDVIGALIAIAEHPQAVGEVYNIGSDHEISMLELAEKIKHLTESASNIVFVPYDKAYEEGFEDMMRRVPDISKIRALIGYEPKVDLEAMLTSIIDYHRVKMVGEMGIPASSLVFQSRESLPS; encoded by the coding sequence ATGAAAGTATTAATCACCGGCGGGGCGGGGTTCATTGGATCGCATCTGGCCGAGTGCCTCCTGGCGCGCGGCGACGAGGTGCACCTGCTTGATGATCTCTCGACCGGCTCAATTGAGAATATAGTGTTGATCAAGAATCACCCGAACCTCACTTATCACATCGACACGATTCGCAACTATCGGCTCACAGCCGAGCTCGTAGACAACTGCGATATCGTCTACCACCTGGCCGCCGCCGTTGGGGTGAAGCTGATAGTCGAGAGCCCGGTCAGCACAATCGAGACGAACATACGGGGCACTGACATCGTGCTGAGCCTCGCGGCAAAGAAACGAAAGCGGGTGGTGATAACGTCAACGTCCGAGGTGTACGGCAAACGCAACAAAGTGCCTTTCAACGAAGATGACGATCTGGTAATGGGGCCGACGAATAAGGGCCGCTGGAGCTACGCCTGCTCGAAGGCCATAGACGAGTTTCTGGCGATTGCCTATTGGAAAGAGAAGCGGGTGCCGACCGTAATCGTCCGGTTGTTCAACACGGTTGGTCCGCGCCAGACCGGACGCTACGGCATGGTGATTCCCAACTTCGTCCAGCAGTCGCTGACGGGACAGGACATCACGGTGTATGGCGACGGCAAGCAGACTCGATGCTTCACCCACGTGTCAGACGTCATTGGAGCGCTGATCGCGATTGCTGAGCATCCGCAAGCGGTGGGCGAGGTCTACAACATAGGGAGCGATCACGAGATCTCGATGCTCGAGCTTGCCGAAAAAATCAAGCACCTCACCGAGTCGGCGTCTAACATTGTGTTCGTGCCCTACGACAAGGCTTACGAGGAGGGGTTCGAGGATATGATGAGGCGAGTCCCCGATATTTCGAAGATTCGCGCGCTGATCGGGTACGAGCCGAAGGTCGATTTGGAAGCAATGCTCACAAGCATCATCGATTACCACCGCGTGAAGATGGTGGGCGAGATGGGAATACCGGCGAGTTCTCTTGTGTTTCAGTCAAGGGAGTCGCTGCCCAGCTAA
- a CDS encoding glycosyltransferase: protein MTEKRVRKDTSPAFLAPLRVVRIIDRLNIGGPAKHVVWLTAGLSEAEFETTLITGVVPPGEGDMSYFARENEVEPIVIREMSRELSLRDILVIAKLLRQFFKLKPQIIHTHKAKAGAAGRIAATIYKWMTPSALWLRPRNCRVVHTYHGHVFHSYYGPFKTRLFIAIERMLARVCTDRIVVISEQQRREICESFQVGRGEQFRVVPLGLDLDELVEDRGRLRKEFGISDDEVAIGIVGRLCEVKNHSMFLESATRIAQPSNKNGPLTRLVIVGDGHLRADIERQARDLGAADKTVFTGFREDATSLYAGLDIVALTSLNEGTPLTLIEAMCCGRAVAATEVGGVVDVMGARRASLEGFTVWDHGVTAPSRDADAFARALRFLIERPDLRREMGERGRAFVRANLSRDRLVGDIEMLYHELMGDEARVAAGATRGLVSFSGKGNTL, encoded by the coding sequence ATGACTGAAAAGAGAGTTCGCAAGGACACCTCGCCTGCGTTTCTGGCGCCGCTCAGAGTTGTGCGCATAATTGATCGGTTGAATATCGGTGGTCCTGCAAAACACGTCGTGTGGCTGACCGCCGGTCTAAGCGAAGCCGAGTTTGAAACAACGCTGATTACCGGCGTGGTCCCGCCCGGCGAGGGCGATATGAGCTATTTCGCTCGCGAGAACGAGGTCGAGCCGATCGTGATCAGGGAGATGAGCCGCGAACTTAGTCTTCGCGACATTTTGGTGATCGCGAAGCTGCTGCGGCAATTCTTCAAGCTGAAGCCGCAGATCATTCACACGCACAAGGCAAAGGCGGGCGCGGCCGGACGGATCGCCGCGACGATCTACAAATGGATGACGCCATCGGCGCTGTGGTTGCGGCCGCGCAATTGCCGCGTCGTTCATACCTATCACGGGCATGTGTTTCACAGCTACTACGGTCCTTTTAAGACGCGGCTGTTCATTGCGATCGAACGCATGCTTGCGAGAGTCTGCACCGATCGAATAGTCGTCATCAGCGAACAGCAAAGGCGCGAGATTTGTGAGTCATTCCAGGTTGGCCGGGGCGAACAATTCCGTGTGGTACCGCTGGGCCTGGATCTTGATGAACTGGTCGAGGATCGTGGACGGCTCCGAAAAGAATTCGGGATCTCGGATGACGAAGTCGCGATTGGTATCGTGGGGCGGCTCTGCGAAGTAAAGAACCATTCGATGTTCCTCGAATCGGCGACCCGCATAGCGCAACCATCCAACAAAAACGGGCCGCTGACCCGCCTCGTAATCGTCGGAGACGGTCACTTGCGGGCGGACATCGAGAGGCAGGCGCGCGATCTCGGCGCTGCCGACAAGACTGTCTTCACCGGTTTTCGTGAAGATGCGACCTCGCTGTATGCAGGCCTCGACATAGTTGCGCTGACGTCGCTCAATGAAGGAACGCCTCTGACGCTGATCGAAGCTATGTGCTGCGGGCGTGCGGTCGCCGCCACTGAAGTTGGAGGCGTGGTTGATGTTATGGGCGCGCGCAGGGCATCATTGGAAGGCTTCACCGTTTGGGATCATGGGGTCACTGCGCCGAGCCGGGATGCGGACGCGTTCGCTCGCGCGCTGCGGTTCCTGATCGAACGTCCCGACCTTCGCCGCGAGATGGGCGAGCGAGGGCGTGCATTCGTGAGAGCAAACCTCTCGAGGGATCGACTGGTGGGTGACATAGAAATGCTCTATCACGAGTTGATGGGCGACGAAGCGCGAGTGGCCGCAGGAGCGACTCGAGGCTTAGTTAGTTTTAGCGGGAAGGGAAACACCTTATGA
- a CDS encoding PqqD family protein gives MKNKIENPAALARNDELVVQDLPDEVLVYDLKSHKAHCLNKTAAFIWNHCDGQRTADEIARLMEKEWHTPVTEDAVWFALNKLSKAELLQERIVLPEAKAGMSRRSAVRRLGFGALLAVPVVMSIVTPTPAAATSIPLECQACVKKQNTSSNCPAVCNNICGSCFDNSGCGNGQFVGCRTCFACLDGPASGGVGTVSWTAPGSQGCGDTIQCV, from the coding sequence ATGAAGAACAAAATCGAGAATCCTGCGGCTCTCGCTCGCAATGATGAGCTTGTAGTTCAGGACTTGCCCGACGAAGTGCTGGTATACGACCTCAAAAGCCATAAGGCTCACTGCCTTAACAAAACGGCTGCCTTTATTTGGAACCATTGTGACGGGCAGAGAACGGCTGATGAGATCGCCAGGCTTATGGAGAAGGAATGGCACACGCCGGTCACTGAAGACGCAGTCTGGTTTGCCTTGAACAAGCTCAGCAAAGCTGAGTTGTTACAGGAGCGGATCGTGCTGCCGGAAGCAAAAGCCGGCATGTCACGGCGGAGTGCCGTGCGGCGACTGGGATTTGGAGCTTTGCTGGCCGTCCCTGTAGTCATGTCAATTGTGACGCCGACGCCAGCGGCGGCAACTTCGATCCCTCTAGAGTGTCAGGCCTGCGTTAAAAAGCAGAATACCTCAAGCAACTGTCCCGCTGTCTGTAACAACATCTGCGGGTCCTGCTTTGACAATTCTGGCTGTGGCAACGGGCAGTTTGTAGGCTGTAGGACCTGCTTTGCTTGTTTGGACGGGCCCGCATCCGGCGGTGTCGGCACCGTAAGTTGGACGGCACCAGGGAGTCAAGGTTGCGGCGATACCATTCAGTGCGTGTAA